A genomic region of Enterococcus sp. 12C11_DIV0727 contains the following coding sequences:
- the cydC gene encoding thiol reductant ABC exporter subunit CydC: MENTPTNKELYEKDQWVKPFLKKYKGLLYLALILGFLTFFSAGALMFNSGYLISRAASLPENILMIYIPIVLTRAFGISRPVFRYIERLVSHNWVLKMTSDLRLKLYMVLEKDAIFFKSKYQTGDILGLLSEDINHLQNLYLRTIFPTVIAWLLYIFIIIGLGLFSWWFGLCMLLMLGVVIFLLPLISVLVNGARQERQKVSKNELYKTLTDNILGVSDWVFSQRGQEFVHSYEQQEAKLRQLDEQIKRFNRFRDFLLQVAFGVITIAILAWTSVRFPGNHGGAANWIAAFTLTVFPLIDAFAPLPDAAQETNIYKDSIKRLNDLPEPEEAVSRPKEVTIDNTEIKISDLSFAYEGTSKQVLKDLNLTIHSKEKLAILGRSGSGKSTLATLIRGDLQPNKGTITLGGMSTSEFGDQITKSIGVIHQAPYLFRTTILNNVRIGREEASEEEVWQVLEQVGLKEMIQGLPEGLLTMVDEAGLRFSGGERHRLALARILLQDTPIVLLDEPTTGLDPITEQQLLDTFFETLEDKTIIWITHHLQGVHMMDRVIFIEDGQLEMSGSPQELLATNQHYQQLYAIDRGMNQR; encoded by the coding sequence ATGGAAAATACCCCAACAAATAAAGAATTATATGAAAAAGATCAATGGGTCAAACCGTTTTTGAAAAAGTATAAAGGGTTATTATACTTAGCGTTGATTTTAGGTTTTTTAACTTTTTTTAGTGCCGGCGCTTTGATGTTCAATTCAGGTTATTTAATTAGCCGAGCAGCATCATTGCCAGAGAATATTTTGATGATTTATATTCCTATTGTATTGACACGTGCTTTTGGGATCAGTCGTCCAGTTTTTCGTTATATTGAGCGTTTAGTTAGTCATAACTGGGTCTTGAAAATGACTTCTGACTTGCGTTTGAAGCTTTATATGGTCTTAGAAAAAGATGCGATTTTCTTTAAATCAAAATATCAAACTGGAGATATTTTAGGGTTGTTATCAGAAGATATCAATCATCTACAGAATTTATATTTACGCACGATTTTCCCAACCGTAATTGCTTGGTTGTTATATATTTTTATTATTATTGGACTTGGTTTGTTTTCATGGTGGTTTGGCTTATGCATGCTGTTGATGTTAGGCGTTGTTATTTTTCTACTACCTTTAATCTCAGTTTTAGTCAATGGTGCCAGACAAGAGAGGCAAAAAGTCTCTAAAAATGAATTATACAAGACATTGACAGATAATATTTTGGGTGTTTCTGATTGGGTATTTAGCCAACGTGGTCAGGAATTTGTCCATTCATATGAACAGCAAGAAGCAAAACTACGTCAGTTGGATGAACAAATCAAACGCTTTAATCGTTTTCGTGATTTCCTATTACAAGTGGCCTTTGGTGTGATTACTATTGCCATTTTAGCTTGGACTAGTGTTCGTTTTCCAGGAAATCACGGTGGTGCGGCAAACTGGATCGCCGCTTTTACGTTGACGGTTTTCCCGTTGATCGATGCTTTTGCACCGCTACCTGATGCAGCGCAAGAAACAAATATTTATAAAGATTCCATCAAACGATTGAATGATTTACCAGAACCAGAAGAAGCAGTATCACGACCTAAAGAAGTAACGATCGATAATACAGAAATCAAGATCAGTGACCTATCTTTTGCTTATGAAGGAACATCTAAACAAGTTTTAAAAGACTTAAATCTGACAATCCATTCAAAAGAGAAATTAGCAATTTTGGGGCGTAGTGGTTCTGGGAAAAGTACATTAGCAACGTTGATTCGTGGAGATTTACAGCCAAATAAAGGGACGATCACATTAGGTGGAATGTCAACTAGTGAATTTGGCGATCAAATCACAAAATCAATCGGAGTGATTCATCAAGCGCCTTATCTCTTTAGGACAACGATTCTAAATAATGTCCGAATCGGGCGAGAAGAAGCTTCTGAGGAAGAGGTTTGGCAAGTGTTAGAGCAGGTTGGGCTAAAGGAAATGATCCAAGGGCTGCCTGAAGGTTTATTGACAATGGTTGATGAAGCTGGATTACGTTTTTCTGGTGGTGAACGTCATCGTTTAGCTTTAGCACGTATTTTACTTCAAGATACACCTATTGTATTGTTAGATGAACCAACCACTGGATTAGATCCAATTACAGAACAACAATTATTGGATACATTTTTTGAGACACTAGAAGATAAAACGATTATCTGGATCACCCATCACCTACAAGGAGTCCACATGATGGATCGAGTGATTTTCATTGAAGATGGTCAATTAGAAATGAGCGGTTCTCCGCAAGAGTTATTGGCTACCAATCAACATTATCAACAGTTGTATGCAATTGATCGCGGAATGAATCAACGATGA
- a CDS encoding prenyltransferase — translation MNREVFFELVELKAKTASVLPFLLGICFSWYHYGSVHLGFVLIYFIAMFIFNMAVDILDNYNDYHHAKEGHDYKDKTNIIGREHLSLSMIRRWIIWMVAISALIGIGLSLFVGWPLLWMGLYCYLIGIFYSSGPKPLSSLPLGEVFSGFTMGFMIMLICVYINTFDSFQWTAENIGRIFLVSLPNTCLIANLMLANNICDLEEDETNQRFTLVHYLGKKTALQLFVGLIMIAFISIILSVVLGLAPMTMLLTLLVLPFIWKQTKLFLNEQVKTKTFICAVRILAVGALAQVVFFAIGLWLK, via the coding sequence TTGAATAGAGAAGTATTTTTTGAATTAGTTGAGCTAAAAGCAAAGACAGCCAGTGTTTTACCCTTTCTTTTAGGCATTTGTTTCAGTTGGTATCATTATGGAAGTGTCCATTTAGGTTTTGTTCTTATTTATTTTATTGCGATGTTCATTTTCAATATGGCTGTTGATATATTAGATAACTATAATGACTACCATCATGCTAAAGAAGGGCATGATTATAAAGATAAAACGAATATTATCGGACGTGAGCATTTATCGTTGTCGATGATTCGTCGCTGGATCATTTGGATGGTGGCGATCTCCGCGTTGATCGGAATCGGTCTTTCACTGTTTGTCGGTTGGCCTCTGTTATGGATGGGGCTGTATTGTTATTTGATCGGGATCTTCTATTCTTCTGGTCCTAAACCGTTATCTAGTTTGCCTTTGGGAGAAGTTTTCTCGGGCTTTACGATGGGCTTTATGATCATGTTGATTTGCGTTTATATCAATACATTTGATTCTTTTCAATGGACAGCAGAGAATATCGGCAGGATTTTCTTGGTGTCATTGCCTAACACTTGCTTGATTGCTAATTTAATGTTAGCTAACAACATCTGTGATCTAGAAGAAGATGAAACAAATCAGCGTTTTACGTTAGTTCATTATTTAGGGAAAAAAACGGCACTCCAGTTGTTTGTCGGATTGATTATGATTGCCTTTATATCGATCATTTTAAGTGTTGTATTGGGTTTAGCACCTATGACCATGTTATTGACGCTGTTGGTCCTACCCTTTATTTGGAAGCAAACGAAGCTATTCTTAAATGAACAAGTCAAAACGAAAACATTTATTTGCGCAGTCAGGATTTTAGCTGTCGGTGCACTTGCACAAGTTGTATTTTTTGC
- a CDS encoding polyprenyl synthetase family protein, whose translation MNDFWKEFPIIQQQLNETCELIRRQVKIRNKEIETALIELTYSGGKLLRPAFFFLFAQIGDEQKQDQQQLIKIAASIEILHMATLVHDDIIDDSPLRRGAITIQARYGKDIAVYTGDLLFTEFFELLAETMNGSDFLHTNASAMKRLLLGELDQMHTRYKQNMTVFDYLRSVNGKTAELFSLSCLEGAHFGVASAEVQRLAARIGRHIGIAFQVYDDILDYTADEKTLKKPVLEDLAQGVYTLPLIFAMRKAPERFAYYLEKGADITAEQAIETAQLVHELDGVNEAKAFAKRVTEKALTDIQKLPDCLGKEQLTLLTELLLQRSF comes from the coding sequence ATGAATGACTTTTGGAAAGAATTTCCGATTATCCAACAACAATTGAATGAAACGTGCGAACTGATCAGACGCCAAGTTAAAATAAGAAACAAAGAAATCGAAACAGCTTTGATCGAATTAACCTATTCAGGTGGAAAATTATTACGCCCAGCGTTCTTTTTTCTATTTGCTCAAATCGGTGATGAACAAAAACAAGATCAGCAACAATTGATCAAAATCGCTGCTTCCATTGAAATCCTGCATATGGCAACCCTTGTTCACGATGATATTATCGATGATTCACCACTACGCCGAGGAGCCATCACGATTCAAGCTCGCTATGGCAAAGATATCGCTGTTTATACAGGCGATTTATTATTTACAGAATTCTTTGAGTTACTTGCTGAAACAATGAACGGTTCTGATTTCTTACATACAAATGCTTCTGCTATGAAACGGCTGCTTTTGGGTGAATTAGATCAAATGCATACCCGTTATAAACAGAACATGACCGTCTTTGATTATTTGCGCAGCGTCAATGGGAAAACAGCTGAGTTGTTTTCACTAAGCTGTTTAGAAGGTGCTCACTTTGGTGTTGCGTCAGCAGAAGTTCAACGGTTAGCAGCCCGTATCGGTCGTCATATCGGGATTGCTTTTCAAGTTTACGATGATATCTTAGATTACACCGCTGATGAAAAAACCTTGAAAAAGCCCGTTTTAGAAGATTTAGCGCAAGGTGTCTATACGTTACCTTTGATCTTTGCCATGAGAAAAGCACCCGAACGCTTTGCTTATTATCTAGAAAAAGGTGCAGATATCACAGCAGAACAAGCAATCGAAACAGCACAACTAGTTCATGAACTAGACGGTGTGAACGAAGCCAAAGCATTTGCCAAACGTGTGACAGAAAAAGCGTTGACTGATATCCAAAAACTGCCTGATTGTTTAGGGAAAGAACAGCTGACTTTATTGACTGAATTATTGCTACAACGGTCATTTTAA